In a single window of the Lebetimonas sp. JH292 genome:
- a CDS encoding inositol monophosphatase family protein gives MEKFIQIIKEAGEIFKKGFYSAKEVSLKGKKDLVTNYDIKIEEFLKEKFSKFNYSIIAEESTKEEFNNSIIIDPIDGTTNFFHQIPHCAISVGVYEEKKPRFGIVYNPVLDELFYAEAGGGAYKNGKKIEVSKFSDFGRALIATGFPYSGAENRDDLNWVIEKLSKILPKCQDIRRFGSAALDLCYVAEGKFDGYYETNLKPWDVSAGIIILSEAGGKVSNEKGSEYNMFEDKCIIASNGIIHIKFLKYF, from the coding sequence ATGGAAAAATTTATTCAAATAATAAAAGAGGCGGGAGAGATATTTAAAAAAGGGTTTTATTCGGCTAAAGAAGTAAGTCTAAAAGGTAAAAAAGATTTAGTTACAAATTACGATATAAAAATAGAAGAGTTTTTAAAAGAAAAATTTTCAAAATTTAATTATTCCATTATTGCGGAAGAATCGACAAAAGAAGAGTTTAACAATTCAATAATAATAGATCCGATTGACGGAACTACCAATTTTTTTCATCAAATTCCTCACTGTGCAATAAGTGTGGGCGTTTATGAAGAAAAAAAACCAAGATTCGGTATTGTTTATAATCCTGTTTTGGATGAACTTTTTTATGCCGAGGCTGGAGGCGGCGCATATAAAAACGGTAAAAAAATAGAAGTCAGTAAATTCAGTGATTTTGGGAGGGCATTGATTGCAACAGGTTTTCCATATTCGGGTGCTGAAAACAGGGATGATTTAAACTGGGTGATTGAAAAACTCTCAAAAATTTTGCCAAAATGCCAGGATATTAGACGATTTGGAAGTGCGGCTTTAGATTTATGTTATGTGGCTGAAGGGAAATTTGACGGATATTATGAAACAAATCTGAAGCCCTGGGATGTAAGTGCAGGGATTATTATTTTAAGTGAAGCCGGAGGCAAGGTTAGTAATGAAAAAGGAAGCGAATATAATATGTTTGAAGATAAATGCATAATTGCAAGTAATGGAATTATTCATATAAAATTTTTAAAGTATTTCTGA